One stretch of Pradoshia sp. D12 DNA includes these proteins:
- a CDS encoding sensor histidine kinase, producing MKQISIHWKIMTMTFFIIICSFAVAGIFVLGSFMEKKEAEISERSLLLSRTVAELPEVRKLLSEGGDKSRAEEINPVVERIRVINNADYIVVLNNNRIRLSHPVKRMIGTVSKTADEDAAFTEHSYVSKANGEAGTVMRGFVPIMDDEHNQVGVVITGYLTPTLWEIVWGTRIEIFLAIGFSLLLGAWGAWSLARHVKNQMFGLEPHEIARLYAERNETFNAMHEGIIAIDNDMTITVFNEKAYRILGVDKQNLIGKNIYDVLPDTRLPEIIDFNHPVYNKELLVNQHSILSNRIPIQVRGKTIGAVAVFQDRTDVKKLAEELTGVKAFVQALRVQNHEHKNKMHTIAGLLQLGKYKKATEYIFQAKEEQEMLTDFLHERIKDDNLSGLLLSKVSHGKELGIEVEIDKNSNWTHFPNGLDHHDFVVIIGNLIENAFEAVQKSIQKERKVSISLDQTDESTSILVEDNGIGMDEAVINNLFKNGYTTKQEEGHGIGMYLIHEIVAKGGGNIEVDSSPGEGTSIVITF from the coding sequence ATGAAGCAAATATCTATCCATTGGAAGATTATGACTATGACTTTCTTCATCATTATCTGTTCTTTTGCTGTTGCAGGTATCTTTGTGCTCGGAAGTTTCATGGAAAAGAAGGAGGCAGAAATCAGCGAACGGAGCCTGCTCCTCTCAAGAACGGTTGCTGAATTGCCTGAGGTGAGGAAGCTGCTTTCAGAAGGCGGTGACAAAAGCAGAGCGGAAGAAATAAACCCAGTTGTTGAGCGGATTAGGGTTATCAATAATGCTGATTATATTGTTGTGCTCAATAATAATCGTATCCGACTGTCCCATCCTGTCAAAAGGATGATAGGTACAGTGTCAAAAACGGCAGATGAGGATGCTGCGTTTACGGAACACAGCTATGTCTCTAAAGCGAATGGAGAAGCAGGCACAGTTATGCGCGGATTTGTTCCTATTATGGATGATGAACATAATCAGGTAGGGGTGGTTATCACAGGATATCTGACCCCAACTCTATGGGAAATTGTATGGGGGACAAGGATTGAAATCTTCTTGGCTATTGGTTTTTCGCTGCTACTTGGCGCATGGGGAGCATGGTCACTGGCACGGCATGTTAAAAACCAAATGTTTGGGCTTGAGCCACATGAAATAGCTCGTCTCTATGCCGAACGGAATGAAACCTTCAATGCCATGCATGAAGGAATTATCGCTATTGATAATGATATGACCATTACGGTTTTTAATGAAAAGGCCTATCGTATCCTTGGTGTAGATAAGCAAAATCTAATCGGCAAGAATATTTATGATGTTCTGCCTGATACAAGATTGCCAGAAATCATTGATTTTAATCACCCGGTCTATAATAAGGAGTTATTGGTCAACCAGCATTCCATTTTGAGTAATCGTATTCCTATTCAGGTAAGGGGCAAAACGATTGGAGCCGTCGCAGTCTTTCAGGACAGGACAGACGTGAAGAAGCTAGCCGAGGAGCTTACAGGCGTAAAGGCTTTTGTTCAGGCTCTCCGTGTTCAAAATCATGAACATAAAAATAAGATGCATACAATCGCAGGCTTGCTTCAGCTTGGTAAATATAAAAAAGCAACTGAATATATCTTCCAAGCTAAAGAAGAACAAGAAATGCTCACTGATTTCCTACATGAACGCATTAAAGATGACAATCTATCAGGTTTGCTTTTAAGTAAGGTTAGCCATGGGAAAGAACTAGGTATCGAAGTCGAAATAGATAAGAACAGCAATTGGACTCATTTTCCAAATGGGCTTGACCATCATGATTTTGTCGTCATTATCGGAAATCTTATTGAAAATGCATTCGAGGCTGTACAGAAATCTATCCAAAAAGAGCGTAAAGTGTCTATTAGCTTGGACCAAACGGATGAATCTACATCAATTTTGGTGGAGGATAATGGAATTGGGATGGATGAAGCCGTCATCAATAATCTATTCAAAAATGGATACACCACCAAACAAGAAGAAGGACATGGGATTGGCATGTACTTGATTCATGAAATTGTCGCCAAAGGCGGCGGCAATATTGAAGTGGATAGTTCTCCTGGTGAAGGGACCAGCATTGTCATTACTTTTTAA
- a CDS encoding response regulator: protein METVTVLLIEDDPMVREVNRGFIEKIEGFHVVGFAPNGKVGLEQIEILKPELVLMDIFMPEQDGLATIRKIREKAISTEVIVVTAANDQQTIREILQFGAFDYVMKPFTFERMKQALENYKAYREQFKQKEELTQDELDRLLRSQPEQGHKMKKEVLPKGLNPATMEKILLFIEEKKKPISAEEVAEGTGLARVTARRYLEHLEKQNKVEIVLQYGGIGRPINRYQTVN, encoded by the coding sequence ATGGAAACAGTTACTGTATTACTAATTGAGGACGATCCAATGGTACGCGAGGTTAATCGTGGGTTTATTGAGAAAATAGAAGGCTTCCATGTCGTCGGTTTTGCCCCGAACGGTAAGGTGGGGCTTGAACAAATAGAAATCTTGAAGCCAGAACTTGTTTTAATGGATATATTCATGCCTGAACAGGATGGGCTTGCTACTATCCGCAAAATCAGGGAAAAGGCCATTTCGACAGAGGTCATCGTCGTTACGGCAGCTAATGACCAGCAGACAATTCGGGAAATTCTGCAGTTTGGAGCTTTTGACTATGTCATGAAGCCATTCACCTTTGAGCGAATGAAGCAAGCGCTCGAAAACTATAAGGCATACAGGGAGCAATTCAAACAGAAAGAGGAGTTGACTCAGGATGAATTGGACCGTCTCTTGCGCAGCCAACCTGAACAGGGGCATAAAATGAAGAAGGAAGTACTCCCTAAAGGACTTAACCCGGCAACAATGGAGAAAATACTTCTATTCATCGAAGAGAAAAAGAAACCAATCTCGGCAGAAGAAGTTGCCGAAGGGACTGGACTTGCAAGAGTCACAGCTCGTCGTTATCTGGAACATCTCGAAAAGCAAAACAAAGTAGAAATTGTATTACAGTATGGCGGGATAGGACGGCCTATCAACCGTTATCAAACGGTTAATTGA
- a CDS encoding NAD(P)H-dependent flavin oxidoreductase — MENKLIQELGIKYPILQAPMAGVTTPELVSSVSNNNCLGSIGAGYLTADKTREFIHNVKKLTKHPFGINLFVPENHELIEDKILKTNSLLDQYRKELQIVKDDLSISTKSEFDEQIEIVLKEKLKVCSFTFGIPSKEIVKELKKVGTVVIGTATNVKEAQIVESIGMDAVVVQGSEAGGHRGSFMNPDSLIGLMSLIPQVVDNVSIPVIAAGGIMDGRGVTAALCLGAKAVQLGTAFLTTKESGAHPLHKKAILNASEEDVLLTRVFSGKTARGVNNKFMENMREYENELPAYPYQNTLTKEIRRVASEQNNKEYMSLWSGQSPRLSREVSVKELIQSLQEESKGILNQFVNL; from the coding sequence ATGGAGAATAAATTGATTCAAGAGTTAGGGATTAAATATCCCATCTTACAAGCTCCTATGGCAGGCGTGACCACTCCGGAACTAGTTTCATCAGTTTCAAATAATAATTGTTTAGGTAGTATTGGAGCCGGTTATTTAACAGCAGATAAAACAAGAGAATTCATACATAATGTAAAAAAGTTAACTAAACATCCATTTGGTATAAATCTTTTTGTACCTGAAAATCATGAATTAATAGAAGATAAAATTTTAAAAACGAATAGTTTATTAGACCAATATCGAAAAGAACTTCAGATAGTAAAGGATGATTTGTCGATTTCTACTAAATCAGAATTCGATGAACAAATTGAAATAGTATTAAAAGAAAAATTGAAGGTTTGCTCGTTCACATTTGGTATTCCAAGTAAAGAGATTGTGAAAGAATTAAAAAAGGTCGGAACAGTTGTTATAGGTACTGCAACAAATGTAAAAGAAGCCCAAATAGTTGAGAGTATAGGAATGGATGCAGTGGTTGTTCAAGGCAGCGAAGCAGGAGGACATAGAGGATCATTTATGAATCCAGATAGCTTAATAGGGTTAATGTCTTTAATTCCACAAGTTGTAGATAATGTTTCCATACCTGTTATTGCTGCAGGAGGGATTATGGATGGAAGAGGTGTCACAGCGGCTTTATGTCTTGGTGCAAAAGCAGTTCAATTAGGCACAGCTTTTTTAACTACAAAAGAGAGTGGAGCACATCCATTACATAAGAAGGCTATTCTTAATGCATCAGAAGAAGATGTATTATTAACCAGGGTCTTTTCTGGTAAGACAGCCCGGGGTGTTAACAATAAATTCATGGAAAATATGAGAGAGTACGAAAATGAATTGCCGGCTTATCCTTATCAAAATACATTAACTAAAGAAATAAGAAGGGTAGCAAGTGAACAAAATAATAAGGAATATATGTCACTTTGGTCTGGGCAGAGCCCAAGATTAAGCAGGGAAGTATCGGTTAAAGAATTAATACAATCTCTTCAAGAAGAATCAAAAGGGATTCTGAACCAGTTTGTAAATTTATAA
- a CDS encoding peptidase E, whose amino-acid sequence MRQIIALGGGGFSMEPDNPLLDRYILKQATVNRPKICFVPTASGDADGYVQRFYTFFNEQECEPTHLSLFKPPTKNLQDYILEQDIIYVGGGNTKNLLILWKEWGLDRILKTAYDQGILLCGISAGAICWYEEGLTDSFGDTLEPIKALGILKGSHSPHYDGEMNRRPAYLQMVKDRLINPGIAADDGVGLHYVNGELVKVVSSRPNAAAYSVKISEDGIEEKILEPFYLGKEDL is encoded by the coding sequence ATGCGACAGATTATTGCCTTAGGAGGCGGAGGTTTCTCAATGGAACCGGATAATCCGTTATTGGATCGATATATTTTAAAACAGGCTACTGTAAATAGGCCAAAAATATGCTTTGTACCAACTGCCAGCGGGGATGCGGACGGGTATGTACAAAGGTTTTATACCTTTTTTAATGAGCAGGAGTGCGAACCAACTCACTTATCATTATTTAAGCCTCCAACCAAAAATTTGCAGGATTACATACTCGAACAGGATATTATCTATGTAGGTGGAGGTAATACGAAGAACTTATTAATTCTCTGGAAAGAGTGGGGATTGGATCGAATACTGAAAACTGCTTATGACCAAGGAATCCTATTGTGCGGTATAAGTGCAGGTGCAATTTGCTGGTATGAGGAAGGATTGACCGATTCATTTGGAGATACACTTGAACCAATAAAGGCATTGGGGATATTAAAGGGGAGTCATTCACCTCACTACGACGGTGAAATGAATAGAAGACCTGCCTATTTACAAATGGTTAAAGATAGATTAATAAATCCAGGTATTGCTGCTGATGATGGAGTAGGGCTTCATTATGTAAATGGAGAGCTGGTAAAAGTAGTGAGCTCCAGACCGAACGCCGCCGCCTATAGTGTTAAAATTTCTGAAGATGGCATTGAGGAAAAAATCCTGGAACCCTTTTATTTAGGAAAGGAAGACTTATAG
- a CDS encoding TIGR01777 family oxidoreductase, with amino-acid sequence MKIAIAGGSGFVGKELAALLVREGHEVYILTRNKNKLTMSTVKPVEWLNEYSKPEEELEGIEAIVNLAGTSLNSGRWTEKRKKQILKSRINATNEIYRIIAKLDPKPRILINASAIGCYEPSLEQTYHEDWKQAGDNFLAETVVQWEQGAQKVTDFGMRVVFARFGLILGAKEGAFQKLILPYKLFVGGNLGSGRQWYSWIHVEDVANAILFCIRNNQINGPVNFTAPHPKRMEDFGKTLGEVLNKPHWTTIPSIFMKTALGEMSTLILQGQKVIPKKLIEAGYSFIYPDLRSALRQLVKQRKDSQR; translated from the coding sequence ATGAAGATAGCGATTGCCGGCGGTAGCGGTTTTGTTGGGAAGGAACTTGCTGCATTATTAGTCAGGGAAGGTCACGAGGTTTATATTTTGACCCGTAATAAAAATAAGCTGACAATGTCAACTGTTAAACCAGTCGAATGGCTTAATGAATATAGTAAACCAGAAGAGGAATTGGAAGGGATTGAAGCTATTGTTAATCTAGCTGGCACATCCCTGAATTCTGGTCGTTGGACGGAGAAAAGAAAAAAGCAAATTTTAAAAAGCCGTATAAATGCTACAAATGAGATCTATAGGATAATAGCAAAGCTTGACCCTAAACCTCGAATTTTAATCAATGCAAGTGCTATTGGTTGTTATGAGCCATCTCTAGAACAAACCTATCATGAGGACTGGAAACAAGCAGGTGACAATTTTCTGGCGGAAACTGTTGTTCAGTGGGAGCAGGGAGCCCAAAAAGTAACAGATTTTGGAATGCGAGTCGTATTTGCCCGTTTTGGTCTAATTCTTGGTGCCAAAGAAGGGGCTTTTCAAAAATTGATTTTGCCCTATAAGCTATTTGTCGGAGGTAATTTAGGTTCAGGCCGACAATGGTATTCGTGGATTCATGTTGAGGATGTGGCAAATGCAATTTTATTTTGTATCCGAAATAACCAAATAAATGGCCCGGTGAATTTTACCGCTCCGCATCCAAAGAGAATGGAGGATTTCGGTAAAACTCTGGGTGAGGTACTTAATAAACCGCATTGGACAACCATTCCTTCTATTTTCATGAAGACAGCTCTTGGAGAAATGAGTACGTTAATACTGCAAGGGCAAAAGGTGATACCCAAAAAATTAATCGAAGCCGGATACTCATTTATCTATCCGGATTTAAGGTCTGCTCTAAGGCAATTAGTAAAACAAAGAAAGGACTCGCAGAGGTAA
- a CDS encoding acyl-CoA dehydrogenase family protein has protein sequence MEEYLTKQQETILQQLKDVAKEFSVRAQKYDEERSFPAENITDLKKMKYTTLTLPQEFGGAGEGLTTFLLGQEIIAQHCGSTSLAIGWHNMVILELLENKTWTEENKKKLFNEIADGALVNRAASEPATGSPTRGDRPETIALRKGDKWILNGRKTYTSLAPVLDIFLVSAWIPDEETIGWFKVYKNQSGVSIDETWDMISMQGTGSHDLLMENVVLREEDFVERASARKASGWLLHIPACYLGIAMGARNYAIQFAKTYSPNSLKGTISELPHIQAKIGQMELELMQSRSFLYSIAQRWEQYPEKREQMGPELAAVKTAITNQAISIVDTAMRIVGAQSLQRKSPMQRYYRDVRAGLHNPPMDDSTLTLLAKNALEKQV, from the coding sequence ATGGAGGAATATTTAACAAAGCAACAAGAAACTATTTTGCAGCAATTAAAAGACGTAGCAAAAGAGTTTTCTGTAAGAGCACAAAAATATGACGAGGAACGCTCATTTCCAGCCGAGAATATTACCGATTTGAAAAAAATGAAGTATACAACCTTAACCTTGCCGCAGGAATTTGGAGGAGCAGGGGAAGGGTTAACGACTTTTTTGCTTGGCCAGGAGATCATCGCCCAGCATTGCGGTTCAACGTCACTAGCAATTGGGTGGCACAATATGGTAATCCTGGAGCTCTTAGAAAATAAAACATGGACAGAAGAAAATAAAAAGAAACTATTTAACGAAATCGCTGACGGAGCTTTGGTTAATCGTGCCGCATCTGAACCAGCGACAGGTAGCCCAACAAGGGGAGATAGACCAGAGACGATCGCTCTTAGAAAAGGAGATAAATGGATTCTTAACGGAAGAAAAACGTACACCTCACTGGCTCCGGTTTTGGATATTTTTCTTGTAAGTGCATGGATTCCTGACGAGGAAACGATTGGTTGGTTTAAAGTATACAAAAACCAGAGCGGTGTGAGTATTGATGAAACATGGGATATGATCTCGATGCAGGGAACTGGCAGCCATGATTTACTTATGGAAAATGTAGTGCTTCGTGAAGAAGATTTTGTGGAAAGAGCTTCTGCTAGAAAAGCTTCAGGCTGGCTTTTACATATACCTGCGTGTTATTTAGGCATTGCAATGGGAGCGCGTAACTATGCGATTCAATTTGCAAAAACGTATTCACCAAACAGTTTAAAGGGCACAATCTCTGAACTGCCGCATATTCAGGCAAAGATTGGTCAAATGGAGCTTGAGCTGATGCAGTCTAGGAGCTTTTTATATTCTATTGCTCAAAGATGGGAGCAGTATCCTGAGAAACGTGAACAAATGGGTCCTGAATTGGCAGCTGTTAAAACGGCTATAACCAATCAAGCAATCTCGATTGTCGATACAGCCATGCGAATAGTCGGCGCACAAAGCCTGCAACGGAAAAGTCCAATGCAAAGATATTATCGTGATGTTCGGGCAGGTCTGCATAATCCTCCTATGGATGATTCTACGCTGACCTTACTTGCTAAAAATGCGTTGGAGAAACAGGTGTAA